Proteins from one Naumovozyma castellii chromosome 3, complete genome genomic window:
- the NCAS0C00120 gene encoding uncharacterized protein translates to MLNDIVTDLNPKSLELTIRHTEKHTLEKRWNYFDVQWMSWNYDNVNHARS, encoded by the coding sequence ATGTTGAATGATATCGTCACCGACTTGAACCCTAAATCTTTAGAATTAACTATACGTCACACCGAAAAACATACACTTGAAAAGCGCTGGAATTACTTCGATGTTCAATGGATGTCATGGAACTACGACAATGTTAATCATGCACGGTCTTGA